One region of Chlorogloeopsis sp. ULAP01 genomic DNA includes:
- the glgX gene encoding glycogen debranching protein GlgX: MTLIVDAPKTTYITEKGRPHPLGATPDREGVNFAVFSQHATEVQLLLFDKHDAIEPIQVIELDPKVNKTFHFWHVYVRGLKPGIHYAYRVDGPHDINAGHRFNKNKVLIDPYAKGNTADLWNRADACGEGDNLATSARSVVIDISDYDWEGDRPINRPMSETIVYEMHVRGFTQSPSSGCQQPGTFLAVIEKIPYLKELGITAVELLPIFGFDYKQVLREVNGKPLTNYWGYSTVSFFAPHSHYCVYPEVGNQIREFRDMVKALHKAGIEVILDVVFNHTDEGNHLGPTINFKGFDNSIYYHLVSGDKQYYMDYTGCGNTFNCNHPIADKFILECLEFWVREMHVDGFRFDEGSILSRGEDGAPMAYPPVVWNIELSETLADTKIIAEAWDAAGLYQIGYYPGYRWAEWNGRYRDDIRRFLKGDPGLVGAVASRIGGSADIYQSSGHLPINSINFITCHDGFTLNDLVSYNYKHNEANGEDNRDGINDNLSWNCGVEGETDDRWVEDLRDRQVKNFAAILLLSQGVPMILAGDEVRHSQQGNNNAYCQDSEISWFNWQQLQKYPHIYRFFKLMIDFRKHHSILHRPRFFSGEMNERGLADISWHGCQLYSPGWNDPEARVLAFTLGGFNEEVDIHVMLNMYWEGLDFEIPTVAGRQWYRTVDTSQPSPLDIAEQGKETLVTTKTYWVQSRSVVVLISK; the protein is encoded by the coding sequence ATGACGTTGATAGTAGATGCACCTAAAACTACATATATAACAGAGAAGGGACGGCCACATCCTCTAGGTGCAACACCGGATCGAGAAGGGGTGAACTTTGCGGTTTTTTCACAACATGCTACAGAAGTACAACTTTTGTTATTTGATAAGCATGATGCTATCGAACCAATACAGGTTATTGAGTTAGATCCGAAAGTGAATAAAACCTTTCACTTCTGGCACGTTTATGTGAGGGGTTTGAAACCAGGAATTCACTATGCTTATCGTGTAGACGGGCCGCATGACATTAATGCCGGACACCGCTTTAATAAGAACAAAGTTCTGATTGATCCTTACGCGAAAGGAAATACTGCCGATCTGTGGAACCGGGCTGATGCTTGTGGAGAGGGAGATAATCTGGCTACCTCAGCGCGAAGTGTAGTCATCGACATCTCAGATTATGACTGGGAAGGCGATCGCCCAATTAATCGCCCGATGAGTGAGACGATCGTGTATGAAATGCACGTCAGGGGATTTACCCAGTCGCCTAGCTCAGGTTGCCAACAACCTGGTACTTTTTTGGCAGTAATTGAGAAAATCCCTTATCTCAAGGAATTGGGCATCACCGCCGTGGAACTGCTGCCAATTTTTGGGTTCGATTACAAGCAAGTACTGCGGGAAGTTAATGGCAAGCCACTAACAAACTACTGGGGATATAGTACAGTTAGCTTTTTCGCCCCCCACAGTCACTATTGTGTTTATCCAGAGGTTGGCAACCAGATTCGAGAATTCCGGGATATGGTTAAGGCGCTACACAAAGCGGGCATTGAAGTAATTTTAGATGTTGTCTTCAATCACACCGATGAAGGTAATCATTTAGGGCCGACCATCAACTTCAAAGGCTTTGATAACAGTATCTATTACCATCTCGTTTCTGGAGACAAACAGTACTACATGGACTATACAGGTTGTGGTAACACGTTTAACTGCAACCATCCGATCGCAGATAAGTTCATTTTAGAATGTTTGGAATTTTGGGTGCGAGAAATGCACGTAGACGGCTTCCGGTTTGATGAAGGGTCAATACTTTCTCGCGGTGAAGACGGTGCGCCGATGGCATACCCTCCTGTGGTGTGGAATATTGAACTATCTGAAACTTTAGCCGACACAAAAATCATTGCTGAAGCCTGGGATGCTGCGGGGCTATATCAGATTGGCTACTATCCTGGATATCGGTGGGCGGAATGGAACGGGCGTTATCGGGATGATATTCGCCGCTTCCTCAAAGGAGATCCAGGGCTGGTTGGTGCCGTTGCCTCACGCATTGGTGGCAGTGCTGATATCTACCAATCAAGCGGGCATTTACCGATTAACAGTATTAATTTCATTACCTGTCACGATGGCTTCACGCTAAATGATTTAGTCTCCTACAACTATAAACACAATGAAGCCAATGGCGAAGATAATCGTGATGGCATCAATGATAATTTGAGTTGGAATTGTGGGGTTGAGGGTGAAACGGATGATCGCTGGGTTGAAGACTTGCGCGATCGCCAAGTCAAGAATTTTGCCGCTATTCTCTTACTATCCCAAGGCGTGCCGATGATCTTGGCGGGTGATGAGGTGAGGCACTCCCAACAAGGAAATAATAACGCTTACTGCCAAGATAGCGAGATTAGCTGGTTTAATTGGCAGCAGTTGCAGAAATATCCCCATATCTATCGGTTTTTTAAACTGATGATTGACTTTCGCAAGCACCATTCTATTCTGCACCGACCGCGTTTCTTTAGTGGGGAGATGAATGAGCGCGGATTAGCAGATATTTCCTGGCATGGTTGCCAACTATATAGCCCAGGTTGGAACGATCCTGAAGCTCGTGTTTTAGCCTTTACCTTGGGGGGCTTCAACGAGGAGGTAGATATTCACGTCATGCTGAATATGTACTGGGAAGGGCTTGATTTTGAAATTCCTACCGTTGCAGGCAGACAGTGGTATAGAACGGTAGACACTTCCCAGCCATCCCCCTTAGACATTGCAGAACAAGGTAAGGAAACTCTTGTCACAACTAAGACTTACTGGGTTCAGAGTCGCAGTGTTGTGGTGCTGATTTCTAAATAG
- a CDS encoding DJ-1/PfpI family protein, producing the protein MLVSHLDKSGTQHHLKGVPKSQEETATLKGKKIGILIESDFYEHEIWYYHYRFAEEGAEAHLLTRLWGQQSITFKGHEYHAPLDCNESFENIDDDELNTYAAIIVPSAFVSDRLRYTDDLSKLPPATGFIKQAFANKNILKGIICHGMWLVAPVPELVRGRHVTCHNNLHGDVVNMGAIYTDEDVVVDGDLVTGRTGAHCHLFAKKIIEMLAS; encoded by the coding sequence ATGTTAGTTTCTCATTTAGATAAATCGGGAACTCAGCATCACTTAAAGGGTGTACCTAAAAGCCAGGAAGAAACAGCAACACTGAAAGGGAAAAAAATTGGCATCCTAATTGAGAGTGACTTTTACGAACACGAAATTTGGTACTACCATTACCGCTTTGCAGAAGAAGGTGCTGAAGCTCATCTTCTCACCCGCTTGTGGGGTCAGCAGTCTATAACTTTCAAGGGACATGAATATCATGCACCGCTTGATTGTAATGAAAGCTTTGAAAATATAGATGATGACGAACTCAATACCTATGCTGCCATAATTGTACCGTCTGCTTTTGTGTCTGATCGCCTCAGGTACACAGACGATTTGAGTAAACTCCCACCAGCAACAGGATTTATTAAACAAGCTTTTGCTAATAAAAATATTCTTAAAGGCATAATTTGTCATGGGATGTGGCTAGTTGCACCTGTACCAGAACTGGTGCGTGGTCGTCACGTCACCTGCCATAACAATTTGCATGGCGATGTTGTGAATATGGGTGCAATCTACACCGATGAAGATGTGGTTGTGGATGGGGATTTAGTCACAGGACGCACCGGTGCTCATTGTCATTTGTTTGCCAAAAAGATTATTGAAATGCTGGCTTCATAA
- a CDS encoding ester cyclase yields MSVEDYKTIVRDRFYRDAVDGGNLDLVDELFFPNCTFYAAGSSEPVNRDVFKQYLGMFRTAFGFQHTIDDQIVEGEKVVARWTVHGTHQQEFRGITPTGKPLTYSGISIFRFANSKIQEVWTSMDELGLLKQLDAIATKTQVS; encoded by the coding sequence GTGTCTGTTGAAGACTACAAAACTATTGTCCGCGATCGCTTTTATCGGGATGCTGTGGATGGGGGCAATTTAGATTTAGTTGATGAACTATTTTTCCCTAATTGCACTTTCTATGCTGCCGGGAGTTCCGAGCCAGTAAATCGCGATGTATTCAAACAATATCTCGGTATGTTCCGCACTGCTTTCGGTTTCCAACACACTATTGACGATCAAATTGTTGAAGGAGAGAAAGTTGTTGCTCGCTGGACTGTACATGGAACACATCAACAGGAGTTTCGAGGCATTACACCTACTGGCAAACCGTTAACCTATTCGGGAATCTCCATCTTTCGCTTTGCTAACAGCAAAATCCAGGAAGTGTGGACTAGCATGGACGAATTGGGTTTGCTCAAACAACTCGACGCGATCGCAACAAAAACGCAGGTGTCGTAA
- a CDS encoding ankyrin repeat domain-containing protein gives MSQEETQKVAEKWFQALDRADYETAMSCLADDIEWVNLQPVKGVSDIIPWIGTSHGVAEVTQSFQARDRIADVKVFKPLDLVVQGDQAFGTVHDITTVKATGLTFDITFATWMQIHNGKIVKWKSYCDPSPIIAALRGDSRARLIEAVENDHIEAAESLLQQGADPNTRNPENGLTVLMTAACHGNAEMVKLLLDAGADVLTVDSKTGATPLHKACQGGSVEVAKLLLDAGAFFDAVTPTMGHTPIMDALWYKWPELVRLIVERGANLRLSTHYGFTLDDHLNFELNVNQGEEKQKFITIKEIIDAGRKAAQESIESQKVMAATNQGDFETVKQLIENKSDVNTVYPHINSFLDGHTPLLVAARDGHTEIVRELLKAGAKVRVEDWVFKGAPIHKATYNGNPEILKMLVEHPDIDLDVQGPINGYTPLHDALWHGYSECAEILIKGGARLDLKGHDGKTPWDIAVDVFGSEGEIPKLIHSKTTGNS, from the coding sequence ATGAGCCAGGAAGAAACACAGAAAGTTGCCGAAAAGTGGTTTCAAGCTCTAGATCGAGCTGACTATGAAACTGCGATGAGTTGTCTGGCAGACGATATCGAGTGGGTTAATCTACAACCTGTCAAGGGCGTCAGCGATATTATTCCTTGGATTGGCACATCCCACGGTGTGGCTGAGGTGACTCAATCCTTTCAAGCCCGCGATCGCATTGCTGATGTGAAGGTTTTTAAACCACTTGATTTGGTCGTCCAAGGCGATCAGGCATTTGGCACAGTGCATGATATCACAACAGTCAAAGCGACTGGACTCACCTTTGATATCACTTTTGCCACTTGGATGCAGATTCACAATGGCAAGATTGTCAAATGGAAATCCTACTGCGATCCCTCCCCAATTATTGCTGCATTGCGGGGAGATTCAAGAGCGCGTTTGATCGAAGCTGTAGAAAATGATCATATTGAAGCAGCCGAGAGTTTGCTGCAACAGGGTGCAGATCCTAATACCCGCAATCCAGAAAATGGATTAACAGTATTAATGACCGCAGCCTGTCATGGCAATGCTGAAATGGTGAAATTGTTGTTAGATGCTGGTGCAGATGTTCTGACTGTTGATAGCAAAACCGGGGCGACTCCTTTGCACAAAGCTTGTCAGGGTGGTAGTGTCGAAGTTGCAAAGCTGCTACTCGATGCTGGAGCATTTTTTGATGCTGTTACCCCCACAATGGGGCATACCCCAATTATGGATGCTCTGTGGTACAAGTGGCCAGAATTGGTGAGGCTAATCGTTGAACGGGGAGCAAATCTGCGTTTGAGTACCCACTATGGCTTTACTTTAGACGATCATCTCAACTTTGAACTCAATGTTAACCAAGGGGAAGAAAAACAAAAATTTATCACCATTAAAGAAATCATTGACGCGGGCAGAAAAGCTGCCCAAGAAAGCATTGAGTCTCAAAAAGTCATGGCAGCAACCAATCAGGGTGATTTTGAGACAGTTAAGCAGCTAATAGAGAATAAATCTGATGTTAATACTGTTTATCCTCATATCAATTCTTTTTTAGATGGGCATACTCCCCTTTTAGTTGCCGCCCGTGATGGACACACAGAAATTGTCAGAGAACTTCTCAAGGCTGGTGCTAAAGTCAGAGTCGAAGATTGGGTGTTTAAAGGCGCTCCGATTCATAAAGCAACTTATAACGGTAATCCGGAAATTTTGAAAATGCTGGTCGAACACCCCGATATCGATTTGGATGTTCAGGGGCCAATCAACGGTTACACCCCCCTTCACGATGCGCTTTGGCATGGATATAGCGAATGTGCAGAGATCCTGATTAAAGGCGGTGCCAGATTAGATTTGAAAGGACATGACGGTAAAACACCTTGGGATATTGCTGTTGACGTATTTGGTTCAGAAGGTGAGATTCCAAAACTGATTCACTCTAAAACGACGGGAAATTCTTAA
- a CDS encoding GMC oxidoreductase — protein sequence MNVQAIVIGSGFGGAVAALRLGEAGIETVLLERGRRWTIEDPTKNATFATFRNPDGRAEWLNTVTKTPGYEGIAIEKYTGVLEILERGNYKFLVGCGVGGGSLAYGGILIQPPRELFEQVLPSSISYDEMDSVYFPRVHSVIGSAPIPDDVLESEYYLGLKVLEQHALKAGFPYVESTNTGLTNGINRFPMGVDWDIVREEIAGKRVPSVIAAEFWFGNNSGGKKTLDQNYLKLAEQTGSVEIRTHHVVTKVAEKLEGGYEVSVDIINDRGEVIDQQTLTCQYLFMAAGVMGTCELLMKAKAKGDLPRINDTLGQGFGNDGDTYAFRTNLSEKTNPHLGGPGAIVVLNYENPIYPCVMMRAPLPRFETDFPNHNVIGSFVFAMTPHRGNFSYDPASDTVQLNFESDPKAKEAAKYLAELLSQKNGGDVPPIAAQVTGHQLGGACMGKVCDDYGRVAGHPNLYIVDGSLIPGSSTCVNPALTIAAIAERCLDRILDEDIKPS from the coding sequence ATGAATGTACAAGCAATTGTAATTGGTAGCGGCTTTGGTGGGGCTGTAGCCGCATTGCGTTTAGGTGAAGCTGGAATTGAAACAGTGCTGTTAGAAAGAGGGCGTCGTTGGACAATTGAAGATCCGACTAAAAATGCTACTTTTGCAACGTTTAGAAATCCAGATGGGCGAGCAGAGTGGCTAAATACAGTCACTAAAACTCCAGGTTATGAGGGAATTGCGATCGAGAAATATACAGGAGTCCTGGAAATACTTGAAAGAGGAAATTATAAGTTTCTTGTAGGTTGTGGTGTTGGTGGTGGCTCGCTGGCTTATGGAGGTATTTTGATTCAGCCACCACGGGAACTATTTGAGCAGGTACTTCCTAGCTCGATTAGCTACGATGAGATGGATTCTGTCTATTTTCCACGAGTTCACTCTGTAATTGGCTCTGCACCTATCCCCGATGATGTTCTAGAGAGTGAATATTATCTGGGATTAAAGGTATTAGAACAACACGCACTCAAAGCAGGATTTCCCTATGTTGAGTCAACAAACACTGGCTTAACTAACGGCATTAATCGATTTCCAATGGGGGTAGATTGGGATATTGTCCGTGAGGAAATAGCTGGAAAAAGAGTCCCTTCTGTCATTGCAGCTGAGTTTTGGTTTGGCAATAACAGTGGTGGCAAGAAAACTCTGGATCAAAACTATCTGAAGTTGGCTGAACAAACGGGTTCAGTTGAAATTCGCACTCACCACGTTGTGACCAAAGTTGCTGAAAAACTAGAAGGAGGTTACGAAGTTTCGGTAGACATAATTAACGATCGCGGCGAAGTTATTGACCAGCAAACATTGACCTGCCAATACTTATTTATGGCTGCTGGTGTGATGGGAACTTGCGAACTCCTGATGAAAGCGAAAGCAAAAGGAGATTTACCGAGAATCAATGATACTCTCGGTCAGGGATTTGGCAACGATGGCGATACCTATGCCTTTCGCACCAATCTCTCAGAAAAGACTAATCCGCATTTAGGCGGCCCAGGAGCGATCGTTGTTCTCAATTATGAGAATCCCATCTATCCCTGTGTGATGATGCGAGCGCCATTACCTAGATTTGAAACGGATTTTCCCAATCATAATGTTATCGGTAGCTTTGTCTTTGCGATGACTCCTCATCGGGGTAACTTTAGTTACGATCCAGCTTCGGATACAGTTCAATTAAATTTTGAAAGTGACCCGAAAGCGAAAGAAGCCGCTAAGTATTTAGCCGAATTACTTAGTCAAAAAAATGGAGGTGACGTTCCTCCGATCGCAGCTCAAGTCACAGGTCACCAGTTGGGAGGAGCCTGCATGGGTAAAGTTTGCGATGACTACGGTCGTGTAGCTGGACATCCAAACCTGTACATTGTCGATGGGTCTTTAATTCCAGGCTCTAGTACCTGTGTTAATCCAGCATTAACAATTGCCGCGATCGCCGAGCGGTGTTTGGATCGGATTTTGGACGAGGATATCAAACCTTCATAG
- a CDS encoding EthD family reductase — MIHQHIFAHPKPGMSEKEFQNYWVNFHAVYYASKIPQIKRYLIDTRIPFGQEPEDPLFSGVAEIWLENEEEQLASLQSKELLAGARLDEPNWAAFWRTVVLDTTAHVLMEGEPLKKDSNMVKVFALVKRKAGMPLEEFRKYSLEVHAQKDLKLPGLRRYLQCHVRDSFYAIGESILDCVSQLWFDDLQSLEKALNSPQGKEAEQDLANFIEPKYVHTFVATEHWIIGPEPR, encoded by the coding sequence ATGATCCATCAACATATATTTGCCCATCCTAAACCAGGTATGAGTGAGAAGGAATTCCAGAATTACTGGGTCAATTTTCATGCAGTTTACTATGCCAGTAAAATTCCTCAGATTAAGCGTTACTTGATTGATACTCGTATCCCATTTGGTCAGGAACCAGAAGATCCACTTTTTAGTGGTGTAGCGGAAATATGGCTAGAGAATGAGGAAGAGCAATTAGCATCTCTTCAGTCGAAGGAACTTTTAGCAGGAGCAAGGCTAGATGAACCTAATTGGGCAGCTTTCTGGCGCACTGTAGTATTAGATACAACAGCTCATGTCCTGATGGAAGGTGAACCTTTAAAAAAAGATTCAAATATGGTTAAAGTTTTTGCTCTAGTCAAGCGTAAAGCTGGAATGCCGCTAGAGGAATTTCGCAAGTACAGTTTGGAAGTTCACGCACAAAAGGATCTAAAACTTCCAGGTCTGCGACGTTATCTTCAGTGTCATGTACGTGATAGTTTCTATGCCATTGGGGAATCAATTCTTGACTGTGTTTCCCAGCTTTGGTTTGATGACCTCCAATCACTTGAAAAAGCTCTAAATTCACCACAAGGCAAAGAAGCTGAACAGGATTTAGCTAATTTTATCGAACCCAAATATGTCCATACTTTTGTTGCAACCGAACATTGGATTATAGGGCCAGAGCCGCGTTAA
- a CDS encoding nuclear transport factor 2 family protein: MIYQNSNNQIKQLRKTTRRRILLLAGFALSIIVLISFHPLQISAQSPKKSLPPRDILAIGQLNSDYFYALDGLLEGYNAAKWADTFTPDGTFILKNADGTVITQATGTQELIDVYNTFPDVQTTRHWNNNLTIEPDFGGAKGGCYIIAMDIGNIPASIIRTGLYEDRLVKIGDTWKYQSRSLILDPNVPPPNMNN; encoded by the coding sequence GTGATTTATCAAAACTCTAATAACCAAATTAAGCAACTAAGAAAAACAACACGGCGAAGAATATTACTTCTAGCTGGATTTGCACTCTCAATCATAGTTTTAATCAGTTTTCATCCCCTGCAAATCTCTGCCCAGTCACCTAAAAAATCACTGCCACCCAGGGATATCCTTGCAATTGGGCAGCTCAATAGCGACTATTTCTATGCCCTTGACGGTCTTTTAGAGGGTTACAACGCTGCCAAATGGGCAGATACATTCACACCTGATGGCACATTCATCCTGAAGAACGCGGATGGGACAGTTATAACCCAGGCAACAGGAACGCAGGAGTTAATCGACGTTTATAACACCTTTCCTGATGTACAAACTACTCGGCACTGGAACAATAACCTGACAATTGAACCGGATTTTGGAGGTGCGAAAGGAGGATGTTATATCATCGCTATGGATATTGGCAATATTCCCGCCTCAATCATCAGAACTGGATTATACGAAGATAGGTTAGTGAAAATTGGTGATACTTGGAAATACCAAAGCCGGAGCCTCATCCTCGATCCCAACGTTCCACCGCCAAATATGAACAATTAG
- a CDS encoding VOC family protein, protein MYQDSNYQGGQQKKVTRRRMLLLGGSGLSALFVSGIRPSQIFAHSPKASHSPKDIPMLPFRLFYVSISTPNIDRAVQWYQQKLGYQIFTRKDFPDFGTRIAVLELDDFRLELIEQNGSVPISPPRNDPPAHTNIHGISQFALLVDNLDAKIAELKSKGIETVWVKRVDYDLKLSFQFIKDCDGNLIQFVELMPEAIEHLNEIRRRH, encoded by the coding sequence ATGTATCAAGACTCTAATTACCAGGGTGGGCAACAAAAAAAAGTGACGCGGCGAAGAATGTTGCTGCTTGGTGGAAGTGGACTCTCAGCATTGTTTGTTAGTGGTATTCGTCCCTCTCAAATCTTTGCTCACAGCCCTAAAGCTTCACATTCACCCAAGGATATCCCTATGCTTCCCTTTAGACTGTTTTATGTCAGTATATCAACCCCAAACATTGATAGAGCTGTCCAATGGTATCAACAGAAGCTTGGATATCAGATATTTACAAGAAAAGATTTTCCAGATTTTGGCACCCGAATTGCCGTTTTAGAGTTAGATGACTTCAGACTTGAACTCATCGAGCAAAACGGCTCAGTTCCAATATCACCACCGCGTAATGATCCCCCTGCTCACACCAACATTCATGGTATTTCGCAATTTGCTCTTTTGGTAGATAATCTTGATGCCAAGATAGCAGAACTTAAAAGCAAAGGGATTGAAACAGTCTGGGTAAAACGAGTAGATTACGATCTCAAGTTAAGTTTCCAATTTATTAAAGACTGTGATGGCAATCTGATTCAGTTTGTCGAATTGATGCCTGAAGCTATAGAACATCTAAATGAAATCAGGCGAAGGCATTAA
- a CDS encoding thiamine pyrophosphate-binding protein: protein MNKTGRFAILEQFLADGIRYIFGNPGTVEQGFLDALWNYPELKYILTLQETVAVMAADGYARATRKPAVVQIHSTPGLGNAIGALYQAKRGHSPLVVIGGDAGIKYQAMDAQMAGDLVAFAEPVTKWSTMVMEPSSLLRVLRRAIKIAATPPTGPVYVCLPQDILDAPITEEVRPTSFPSTKVVPEEELLKSAATMLAAAQKPMFFVGDGVAFSGAQDELVRVAEILGAEVWEADAGELNMSHVHPLYQGATGHMFGYQSLPITSKGDVNLVCGSYLLPEVFPELGNIFAPEAKVIHIDLNAYEIAKNHPVDLGIVSDPKLTLGKLATALESVMTQEQKHTAQARATEIAQAKAAKHESELERDRTDWDAVPLHLSRFMAELALQLPEDAIIFDEALTNSPAVTRYKPTTKPGHYFLTRGGSLGVGIPGAIGAKIANPDKTVIGFTGDGGAMYTIQALWTAARHNVDAKFVVCNNRSYRILQLNIQAYWKEQGIPEHDFPLSFDLSKPAIRFDEIARSMGVESIRVEKPEEIAPAIKQALSHNGPFLIDLVLEGNVHPEMIGIRCGQ from the coding sequence ATGAACAAAACTGGGCGCTTTGCAATTCTGGAGCAATTTCTTGCAGATGGCATCCGTTATATATTTGGTAATCCTGGTACAGTTGAGCAGGGTTTTCTTGATGCCCTCTGGAATTACCCAGAACTTAAGTACATTCTGACGTTACAAGAGACAGTTGCAGTCATGGCAGCCGATGGCTATGCCAGAGCAACTCGCAAGCCAGCAGTAGTGCAAATACACAGCACCCCTGGTTTAGGGAATGCGATCGGTGCTCTTTATCAAGCAAAACGGGGTCACTCGCCACTGGTCGTCATCGGTGGAGATGCTGGAATTAAGTATCAGGCGATGGATGCTCAGATGGCGGGTGATTTAGTCGCTTTTGCTGAACCTGTTACCAAATGGTCAACGATGGTAATGGAGCCATCTTCTCTTTTGCGTGTTTTGCGACGAGCCATCAAAATTGCTGCTACTCCCCCAACAGGGCCAGTATATGTTTGCTTGCCCCAAGATATTTTGGACGCTCCTATAACTGAGGAAGTGAGACCAACTTCTTTCCCCTCTACCAAAGTAGTGCCAGAGGAAGAGTTGCTCAAATCCGCAGCAACTATGTTGGCAGCCGCTCAAAAGCCGATGTTTTTTGTGGGTGATGGAGTGGCTTTTTCTGGCGCGCAAGATGAATTAGTACGCGTTGCCGAAATATTGGGTGCAGAGGTATGGGAAGCAGATGCTGGTGAATTGAATATGAGCCATGTTCATCCTTTGTACCAAGGTGCGACAGGGCATATGTTTGGTTATCAAAGCCTGCCTATCACCTCTAAAGGAGATGTCAACTTAGTTTGTGGTAGCTACCTTTTACCAGAGGTTTTCCCTGAATTAGGTAATATTTTTGCTCCAGAGGCAAAAGTTATTCATATCGATTTAAATGCCTATGAAATTGCGAAAAATCATCCAGTCGATTTGGGAATAGTAAGTGATCCGAAACTCACCCTTGGCAAACTGGCAACTGCCCTAGAAAGCGTCATGACACAAGAGCAGAAGCACACAGCCCAAGCAAGAGCAACTGAAATTGCGCAAGCAAAAGCAGCCAAGCACGAGAGCGAGTTAGAGCGCGATCGCACTGATTGGGATGCTGTACCTCTGCATTTATCTCGTTTTATGGCAGAACTGGCACTGCAATTACCGGAGGATGCCATTATCTTCGATGAAGCTTTGACAAACTCTCCAGCAGTGACACGCTACAAACCGACAACTAAACCAGGACACTACTTTCTCACCCGTGGCGGCTCCTTGGGTGTGGGGATACCAGGAGCGATCGGTGCCAAAATTGCCAATCCCGACAAGACTGTGATTGGCTTTACTGGTGATGGCGGGGCGATGTACACCATTCAAGCTCTGTGGACAGCGGCTCGCCACAATGTAGATGCTAAGTTTGTTGTCTGCAATAACAGGTCTTATCGAATATTGCAGTTAAACATCCAAGCTTATTGGAAAGAACAGGGTATTCCAGAGCATGATTTTCCTCTAAGTTTTGACTTGTCCAAACCAGCAATTCGCTTTGACGAGATTGCTCGTTCGATGGGTGTTGAATCCATCCGGGTTGAAAAACCTGAAGAAATTGCTCCAGCAATTAAGCAGGCATTGTCACACAACGGGCCATTTTTAATTGACCTGGTTTTAGAGGGTAATGTTCACCCAGAAATGATTGGGATCAGGTGTGGGCAATAG
- a CDS encoding type 1 glutamine amidotransferase domain-containing protein, whose translation MKKVLLVISEWGYWGEELIGPLEACDAAGYDITFLTPTGKKPTPLSVSYAPGYTDPPLGRSVTSEQMAEKTRKVDQSNRLDHPKSLAHWFPQRAYPSSATYLRDMEAYYKKIDQIVAEELLEYDALVIVGGSGAMIDLANNYRLHELIIGFYKLNKPIAAECYGVACLAFARDFREKKSLIWGKHVTGHPIDYDYMDGTGFEGPHAIDGTNKGFGDGYINFGPPFYPLEFILRDAVGPEGAYIGRVGHETSVMVDYPFITSRSTASSVECGRVLVTVLEKGMTRYGW comes from the coding sequence ATGAAAAAGGTTTTATTAGTAATATCCGAATGGGGTTACTGGGGAGAAGAACTGATTGGGCCGTTGGAGGCATGCGATGCCGCCGGATATGACATAACGTTCTTGACTCCAACTGGAAAAAAACCGACTCCACTTTCGGTTAGTTATGCGCCTGGCTATACCGATCCACCTTTAGGGCGATCGGTCACATCAGAACAAATGGCAGAAAAAACACGCAAAGTCGATCAATCCAACCGACTAGATCATCCTAAGAGCCTAGCTCATTGGTTTCCACAGCGAGCCTATCCCAGTTCTGCAACTTATCTTAGAGATATGGAAGCCTATTACAAGAAAATTGACCAGATTGTCGCTGAAGAGCTATTGGAATACGACGCCTTGGTGATTGTCGGTGGCAGTGGAGCAATGATTGATTTGGCGAATAATTATCGATTGCATGAACTTATTATCGGCTTTTATAAACTCAACAAACCGATCGCAGCTGAGTGCTACGGTGTTGCCTGCCTGGCATTTGCAAGGGACTTCAGAGAGAAAAAGAGCCTGATTTGGGGCAAGCACGTCACTGGTCATCCAATTGACTATGACTACATGGATGGTACAGGATTTGAAGGCCCCCATGCGATTGATGGTACGAACAAGGGATTTGGTGATGGATACATCAATTTTGGCCCTCCATTTTACCCACTAGAATTCATTCTTCGCGATGCAGTTGGGCCTGAAGGAGCTTACATCGGCAGAGTCGGTCATGAGACTTCTGTAATGGTGGACTATCCCTTTATTACCAGCCGTTCCACAGCTTCTTCTGTAGAGTGCGGTCGCGTTTTGGTCACAGTTCTGGAAAAAGGAATGACACGCTATGGGTGGTAG